Part of the Trueperaceae bacterium genome is shown below.
GACGATGCCCGGGCGGCCCAGGTCGGGTAGGAGTTCCAGCAGCCGCTCGAGCTTCTCCTTGTTCCCACCCATGCGCTCCACGCTCAGCTCGAGGTTGGGCCGGTCGAAGCCGTGCACGATGATCTCCGGCTCCTTCATGCCCAGCCGCTCCACGATCTCCTCGCGAACCGGCGCCGCGGCAGTGGCGGTGAGCGCCAGGATCCGCGGCTCGCCCAACGACTCGATCACCGCCTTCAGCTGCAGGTAGTCGGGGCGGAAGTCGTGGCCCCACTCGGTCACGCAGTGTGCTTCGTCGATGACGAAGAGCGAAGGCGGCGACTCGCGCAGCCGCTCGAGGGTGTCCCCGCTCGAGAACTGCTCGGGGGCGAGGAAGAGGAACTCGACCTTCCCGGTGGCCGCCCGCTCGAGCAGATCCCTGCGCTCCTCACGGCCGAGCGTCGAGTTGAGCGCTTCGGCCTCTCCCCCTTCGGCCCCGTACTCCGTCAACGCCTCCACCTGATCTCGCTGCAAGGCGAGCAGAGGCGATACGACCACGGTCTTCCCCTCCACCATCAGCCCGGCGACCTGGTAGATGGCCGACTTTCCCGAACCGGTAGGCATCACCACCAGGGCGTCGCGCCCCTCCACCACCGCTCTGATGGCCTTCTCCTGACCCGGCCTCAAGCCGTCGTAGCCGAACGCCTCCCTCGCCAGCTCGCGGATGCGCTCCGACAGTCGGCCGTCGGCCTTCTTCCCATTGGACATGACCCATCCCCCCGACGGTCCGGATGGAACTCCCGAACCGCCCCGCTCGCAACGATAAGGGCGGCTCGCCCGGCCGACCGTACGGCGACCGACAGCCCACGCTTTCCGCCCCTTGGAGTGGCGACAGCGGTGCGAGAACCGTGCCGTGCCCGACAGCCGAACTTGTCCACGGAACCGTACGCTTCTCTCGATCTAGAACTTGGGGGGCGACATGGCTAACGACAGACGCAGGCAGGAACGAGAGAGCGAAGAGCGGCGGCCGCGGCAGGTGCCGGCGCAGCACCAGCAGGATCAACCCGGCTCGGAGAGTCAGATGAGGCCACGGCCTCAGTTCGAGGCCCCGGAGTACCGGGCGGCCGGCAAGCTCGAAGGGAAGGTCGCGCTGATCACCGGCGGCGACAGCGGCATCGGCCGGGCCGTGGCCGTCTACTTCGCCAAGGAGGGTGCCGACGTGGCGATCGTCTACCTCGACGAGCACCAGGACGCCGAGGAGACCGAACGACAGGTCGAGCAGGAGGGGCAGCGTTGCCTACTCATCCCCGGCGACATCCAGGACGAGTCGTTCTGCAAAGGCGCGGTGGAACAGACGGTCGACGAACTGGGCAGGCTCGACATCGTGGTGAACAACGCGGCGGTCCAGTACCCGCAGGAGAGCATCGAAGACATCAGCGCCGATCAGCTGGAGCGAACCTTC
Proteins encoded:
- a CDS encoding SDR family oxidoreductase translates to MANDRRRQERESEERRPRQVPAQHQQDQPGSESQMRPRPQFEAPEYRAAGKLEGKVALITGGDSGIGRAVAVYFAKEGADVAIVYLDEHQDAEETERQVEQEGQRCLLIPGDIQDESFCKGAVEQTVDELGRLDIVVNNAAVQYPQESIEDISADQLERTFRTNVLSMFHITKAALKHLAEGSSIINTTSVTAYRGNPTLIDYSSTKGAILAFTRALAMNLAKKGIRVNAVAPGPIWTPLIPASFSAEKVEKFGTDQPLGRPGQPEEVAPCYVFLASSDSSYVSGQTLHPNGGEPVGG